One Pomacea canaliculata isolate SZHN2017 linkage group LG9, ASM307304v1, whole genome shotgun sequence DNA segment encodes these proteins:
- the LOC112572746 gene encoding glycoprotein-N-acetylgalactosamine 3-beta-galactosyltransferase 1-like isoform X1: protein MMLRKVLRPDCVGWAFSAIIICALMWTLYNLRTLPDCWAKPRHLTVADVGGSSEDPTIMVDDQAARALHLRVRVLCWLPSTKARLEGALKAVNETWGRRCDGRVYFVNTGHTANDVVDVGGLDGYDYLSSKSAAALKYLYHHHLHHYDWFIKGEDDTYIIVENLKLLLSHYNASSPVHLGTGYFNDHLPGGASYVLSREALRRVNEEGYRKNRCLTDGGHEDKEVARCLQL from the exons ATGATGTTGAGAAAAGTACTTCGTCCAGACTGCGTTG GTTGGGCGTTTTCagcaataattatttgtgcACTGATGTGGACTTTATATAATCTACGCACCTTACCAGACTGCTGGGCAAAGCCTCGCCATCTCACA GTTGCAGACGTCGGGGGCAGCAGTGAGGACCCCACGA TAATGGTGGACGACCAAGCCGCACGTGCTTTGCACCTACGAGTGCGTGTGCTGTGCTGGCTTCCGTCCACGAAAGCGAGGCTGGAGGGGGCGCTGAAGGCGGTGAACGAGACGTGGGGGCGGCGCTGTGACGGGAGGGTGTATTTCGTCAACACCGGGCACACGGCCAACGACGTCGTCGACGTGGGCGGACTGGACGGCTACGACTACCTGTCCAGCAAGTCGGCGGCGGCGCTCAAGTACCTGTATCACCATCATCTTCACCACTACGACTGGTTCATCAAG GGGGAGGATGATACCTACATTATCGTTGAAAACCTTAAACTTCTCCTGTCCCATTACAATGCCAGCTCACCTGTACATCTAGGCACCGGGTACTTCAATGACCACTTGCCAGGTGGCGCCTCCTACGTCCTCAGCAGAGAGGCGTTGAGGCGAGTGAACGAAGAAGGATATCGAAAG AACAGATGCCTGACAGACGGTGGTCACGAAGACAAGGAAGTCGCTAGGTGTCTCCAACTGTAG
- the LOC112572746 gene encoding glycoprotein-N-acetylgalactosamine 3-beta-galactosyltransferase 1-like isoform X2, translating into MMLRKVLRPDCVGWAFSAIIICALMWTLYNLRTLPDCWAKPRHLTDVGGSSEDPTIMVDDQAARALHLRVRVLCWLPSTKARLEGALKAVNETWGRRCDGRVYFVNTGHTANDVVDVGGLDGYDYLSSKSAAALKYLYHHHLHHYDWFIKGEDDTYIIVENLKLLLSHYNASSPVHLGTGYFNDHLPGGASYVLSREALRRVNEEGYRKNRCLTDGGHEDKEVARCLQL; encoded by the exons ATGATGTTGAGAAAAGTACTTCGTCCAGACTGCGTTG GTTGGGCGTTTTCagcaataattatttgtgcACTGATGTGGACTTTATATAATCTACGCACCTTACCAGACTGCTGGGCAAAGCCTCGCCATCTCACAG ACGTCGGGGGCAGCAGTGAGGACCCCACGA TAATGGTGGACGACCAAGCCGCACGTGCTTTGCACCTACGAGTGCGTGTGCTGTGCTGGCTTCCGTCCACGAAAGCGAGGCTGGAGGGGGCGCTGAAGGCGGTGAACGAGACGTGGGGGCGGCGCTGTGACGGGAGGGTGTATTTCGTCAACACCGGGCACACGGCCAACGACGTCGTCGACGTGGGCGGACTGGACGGCTACGACTACCTGTCCAGCAAGTCGGCGGCGGCGCTCAAGTACCTGTATCACCATCATCTTCACCACTACGACTGGTTCATCAAG GGGGAGGATGATACCTACATTATCGTTGAAAACCTTAAACTTCTCCTGTCCCATTACAATGCCAGCTCACCTGTACATCTAGGCACCGGGTACTTCAATGACCACTTGCCAGGTGGCGCCTCCTACGTCCTCAGCAGAGAGGCGTTGAGGCGAGTGAACGAAGAAGGATATCGAAAG AACAGATGCCTGACAGACGGTGGTCACGAAGACAAGGAAGTCGCTAGGTGTCTCCAACTGTAG
- the LOC112571737 gene encoding structural maintenance of chromosomes protein 1A-like → MPGYLKYIEVENFKSYRGRQTIGPFKRFTAIIGPNGSGKSNLMDAISFVLGEKTSNLRSKRLPDLIHGAPVGKPAANSASVTAVYAETDSDHEVHFTRSIIGNASEHRVNGKVVSISQYAAELEKIGVLVKSKNFLVFQGTVESIAMKNAKERTAMFEEISRSGELKEEYEGARTEMLKAEEDTQFNYHKKKGIAAQKKEAKLEKEEAEKYQRLNIELAESQLHLQLFKLYHNEREIDEIVEELNKKNNLLDKETKKRDRIEEEIKEKKREQGKISREYTKIDQQIKESEVELNKKRPLYIKAKEKTTHMQRKVENSRRSLKQGRKKHENHEQIIKEMERELEEVEHLRQEFEERMEEESQSQGRSLQLEESQVQQYNRLKEEAGRRAAKYLQELESINREQKSDQDRYDNEVRKKNELMAKIKQKEHEMEENKKRVEKLQEYIKSSTLALQEQKEGEKELGSEVGAASGRLEEIDAELTSIQEQLGEAKVDKHESARAMKKAELLENLKRLFPGVHGRLIDLCEPSHKRYQVAITKVLGKYMDAIVCDSEKTAKDCIQYMKEQRIEPETFLPLDYLDVRSVNEKLRDIREPKNVKLVIDVIRYDPPVIKKALLFACGNALVCETVEDARRVAFGGPERHKSVALDGTLFQKSGVISGGASDLRAKARRWDEKMLNQLKARKEKLMEERKEVIKKQRKESELNTVRSQIKGLETRLKYSQNDLETTKKHLNQNQKDLNMYMEMLQAFDPRMEELDQKMSQRGDELRHLKDKMNRVEDEVFAEFCMMIGVPNIRHYEERELRAQQDRAKKRLDFENQKFKLQNQIECERSSDTWETVLKWEKTVQNDEKELERVKAEENRHMSVIDSEMQTQERLKQQRLTLKSQIDDMEVEIGEIRKRLSAQQKEIAAMQKGITSCETKLEQKRADRHSLLKSCKMEGIKLPMRQGTMDDISREVETSSAVDGSQETPTDSTSTQGTRAMYEREAQILIDYSLLLDDYKELEEPQDVKKSQEQLSKVVSDKQAQLQRIQAPNLRAMEKLDGVKERFQETSEEFENARRRAKKAKQVFEKIRKERYDRFMHCFDHVATRIDDIYKSLARNQSAQAFLGPENPEEPYLDGVNYNCVAPGKRFRPMDNLSGGEKTVAALALLFAIHSYQPAPFFVLDEIDAALDNTNIGKVAAYIREQAESQFQCIVISLKEEFYNRADALIGIYPEQGDCVISQSLTLDLTEYPDPHADEDRDEHSYMR, encoded by the exons ATGCCTGGATATCTCAAATACATCGAGGTTGAAAATTTCAAATCTTACCGAGGACGCCAAACCATCGGCCCTTTTAAGCGTTTCACAGCAATCATCGGACCAAATGGATCTG GCAAATCCAATTTGATGGACGCAATCAGTTTTGTATTGGGAGAGAAGACCTCAAATCTTCGTTCAAAGAGACTGCcg gatCTTATTCATGGAGCCCCAGTCGGCAAACCAGCTGCAAATTCTGCATCAGTGACTGCTGTATATGCTGAAACAGACAGTGATCATGAAGTCCACTTCACTCGATCTATCATTGGCAATGCTTCAGAACACCGAGTTAATGGAAAG GTGGTATCCATCAGCCAGTATGCTGCAGAGCTTGAGAAGATTGGAGTCTTAGTCAAGTCCAAAAACTTCCTTGTCTTCCAGGGTACTGTTGAGAGCATTGCTATGAAAAATGCAAAGGAAAGAACAGCCATGTTTGAGGAAATTAGCAG GTCAGGGGAACTTAAGGAAGAGTATGAAGGGGCACGAACTGAAATGTTAAAGGCTGAGGAGGACACTCAGTTTAATTACCATAAGAAGAAAGGTATTGCTGCGCAGAAAAAAGAGGCAAAGctggaaaaagaagaagcagaaaaatacCAGCGGTTAAATATAGAGCTG GCTGAGAGTCAGCTGCATTTACAACTGTTTAAACTGTACCACAATGAACGTGAGATTGATGAAATCGTAGAGGagctaaacaagaaaaataacctgCTTGATAAGGAGACTAAAAAGCGAGACCGCATTGAAGAAGagatcaaagaaaagaaacgagAGCAGGGAAAGATCAGCCGCGAGTACACAAAGATTGACCAGCAGATAAAAGAGTCG GAAGTGGAACTAAACAAAAAGAGACCTCTGTACATTAAAGCTAAAGAGAAGACAacccacatgcaaagaaaggtGGAAAATTCAAG GCGATCTTTAAAgcaaggaagaaagaagcatgAAAACCACGAGCAGATT AtcaaagagatggagagagagctGGAAGAAGTGGAGCATCTACGACAGGAATTTGAGGAGCGCATGGAGGAAGAATCACAATCACAGGGCCGATCTCTACAGCTGGAGGAGAGTCAG GTACAACAGTACAACAGACTGAAGGAAGAGGCAGGCCGTCGTGCAGCTAAATACTTGCAGGAACTAGAGTCTATCAACCGGGAACAAAAATCTGATCAAGATCGATATGACAATGAAGTTAGGAAAAAGAACGAGCTGATGGCCAAGATCAAACAGAAGGAGCATGagatggaagaaaataaaaagcgtGTGGAAAAGCTACAGGAGTACATCAA GTCCAGTACATTGGCCCTGCAGGAACAAAAGGAAGGTGAAAAGGAATTGGGTAGCGAGGTTGGGGCTGCGAGTGGTCGGCTAGAAGAGATTGATGCCGAGTTGACCAGTATTCAGGAACAGCTGGGAGAGGCCAAG gttGATAAACATGAGTCTGCTCGTGCTATGAAGAAAGCAGAACTTTTGGAAAATCTCAAACGTCTTTTCCCAGGAGTG CATGGCAGACTTATTGACTTGTGCGAGCCCAGCCACAAGCGGTATCAGGTGGCCATTACCAAGGTACTGGGTAAATACATGGATGCCATTGTGTGTGACTCAGAAAAAACTGCTAAGGATTGCATCCAATACATGAAGGAGCAGCGCATAGAGCCTGAGACCTTTTTGCCCCTTGATTACCTTGATGTTCGAAGTGTAAATGAAAAGCTcag AGATATTCGTGAGCCCAAAAATGTGAAGCTGGTTATCGATGTCATCCGATATGATCCCCCAGTCATCAAAAAGGCACTTCTGTTTGCCTGCGGCAATGCCCTGGTTTGTGAAACTGTGGAAGATGCTCGAAGAGTAGCATTTGGTGGACCAGAGAGGCACAAG tcAGTAGCTTTGGATGGCACTCTTTTCCAAAAGTCTGGTGTAATTTCAGGTGGTGCCAG TGATCTGAGAGCTAAGGCTAGACGGTGggatgaaaaaatgttaaaccaGTTGAAGGCccggaaagaaaaactaatgGAGGAGCGTAAGGAGGTGATAAAGAAGCAGCGCAAGGAGAGTGAATTGAATACAGTGCGATCTCAGATCAAAGGATTGGAGACTCGTCTCAAATACTCGCAGAATGACCTGGAAACAACT aagaaacaTCTTAATCAAAACCAGAAAGACCTGAACATGTACATGGAAATGCTGCAGGCCTTTGAT CCCCGCATGGAGGAGCTTGACCAAAAGATGTCTCAGCGAGGTGATGAGCTGCGTCATTTGAAAGACAAGATGAATCGTGTGGAGGATGAAGTGTTTGCTGAATTCTGCATGATGATCGGTGTCCCAAATATCAG GCATTATGAGGAGCGTGAGTTGAGAGCACAACAAGATCGTGCTAAGAAGAGACTTGACTTTGAGAACCAGAAATTCAAACTTCAGAACCAGATAGAGTGTGAGCGGTCCAGCGACACATGGG AGACTGTTCTAAAGTGGGAGAAGACAGTGCAGAACGATGAAAAAGAACTAGAGCGAGTGAAAGCAGAAGAGAACAGACATATGAGT GTGATTGACTCCGAAATGCAGACACAAGAGAGGTTGAAACAGCAGCGGCTGACCCTCAAGTCCCAGATAGATGATATGGAAGTTGAGATCGGTGAGATTCGAAAGCGTCTTTCAGCACAACAGAAGGAGATAGCAGCCATGCAGAAAGGCATCACATCATGCGAAACCAAACTGGAGCAGAAACGAGCTGACAGGCACAGCCTACTCAAGAGCTGCAAA ATGGAAGGGATCAAGCTGCCTATGCGACAAGGCACCATGGATGACATCAGCAGAGAGGTGGAAACCTCCAGTGCTGTAGACGGCTCTCAAGAAACCCCAACTGACAGCACAAGTACTCAGGGAACTCGGGCCATGTATGAGCGGGAGGCACAAATCCTCATCGACTATAGTCTGCTCTTAGATGACTACAAAGAG ctAGAGGAACCACAAGATGTTAAAAAGTCTCAGGAACAGCTGTCAAAGGTGGTTTCCGACAAACAGGCACAACTCCAGCGCATACAGGCTCCTAATCTGCGTGCAATGGAAAA GCTAGATGGAGTGAAAGAGCGGTTTCAAGAAACATCAGAAGAATTTGAAAATGCCCGGCGAAGAGCAAAGAAGGCAAAACAAGTGTTTGAGAAAATCCGAAAGGAACGCTATGATCGCTTCATGCACTGCTTTGATCATGTTGCAACTCGTATTGATGACATTTACAAA TCTCTTGCCAGAAACCAGAGTGCACAGGCTTTCCTGGGCCCAGAGAACCCAGAAGAACCGTACCTGGATGGTGTCAACTACAACTGTGTGGCTCCAGGCAAGCGATTCCGACCAATGGATAACTTGTCTGGTGGAGAGAAAACTGTGGCAGCCCTGGCCTTGCTCTTTGCGATTCACAG CTACCAGCCAgctcctttctttgttttggatGAGATTGATGCTGCATTAGAT
- the LOC112571828 gene encoding glycoprotein-N-acetylgalactosamine 3-beta-galactosyltransferase 1-like isoform X2, whose translation MSNKGIVLLFMSISGMILLFVYSRDTVFLKRRECVPVRPTDGNQDQTLDFTPRPTVVNDQRSDETLSIRDGATVQLRKNARIMCWIPSVESQLLKKIKAVNDTWVRRCDGHVFFVNTSIQLPDVKNLNVPDGRQHLTAKSMQAFRVPLSPSPPGLRLVPERRRRRLHRLGEPEIADEPVRPCQARVPGAPV comes from the exons ATGTCTAATAAAGGCATTGTGCTGCTCTTCATGTCGATCTCAGGAATGATACTCCTTTTTGTGTATAGTCGTG ACACTGTCTTTCTCAAGAGGCGAGAATGTGTTCCTGTCAGACCAACAGACGGCAATCAGGACCAAACTCTTGACTTTACTCCGAGACCAACGGTTGTCAACGATCAACGGAGTGACGAAACAT tGTCTATTCGCGATGGCGCCACCGTTCAACTCAGAAAGAACGCCCGCATCATGTGCTGGATTCCTTCCGTGGAGAGCCAGCTTCTGAAGAAAATCAAGGCTGTGAATGACACCTGGGTCCGTCGTTGTGACGGTCACGTGTTCTTCGTCAACACCTCCATCCAGCTGCCCGACGTCAAGAACTTGAATGTGCCGGACGGACGACAGCATCTGACGGCCAAGTCCATGCAGGCGTTTCGAGTACCTCTATCACCATCACCTCCAGGACTACGACTGGTTCCTGAAAGGAGACGACGACGCCTACATCGTCTTGGAGAACCTGAGATTGCTGATGAGCCAGTACGACCCTGCCAAGCCCGTGTACCTGGGGCACCTGTATAA
- the LOC112571738 gene encoding RIB43A-like with coiled-coils protein 2 — MYKLDLPVDYKEAAAIERRRQMEEERKSRIFNAKTRIIGVDRQAIDQQMFDKKQQEEFEQKRHEAFAADAVRNDLIAQMLERRQAEDIRALNRAENEFRALHQQPSCRREWDLYDPDALKKDKPARVHDDDPRCGTSSLQKFDGEDLNNKARTKYQQEQARQWLMEQMIEKEQAKQNQNKANRLYELKMRELDERACQLAKAEEECRRAIEAARKDFNAAQDRERKEKERLKKQQELDDNMTEIANHIYGDILTENPSVAHSAWGPHRVIPDRWKGMTPSQLEDIRKAQERQRLENERLRQEEDLRNKEWDRQRVANARAALLLERATERKRRELEKQQADENRRLSHEQHAHQEFLDKEVYTNPPTAAYFMQFNTTTR, encoded by the exons atgtataaGCTCGACCTACCCGTAGACTACAAGGAGGCGGCGGCTATCGAACGTCGTCGCCAGATGGAAGAGGAGAGGAAAAGTAGGATATTTAACGCCAAAACAAGGATTATTGGG GTCGACAGACAGGCAATAGACCAGCAGATGTTTGACAAAAAGCAGCAAGAGGAGTTTGAGCAAAAACGCCATGAAGCTTTTG CTGCCGACGCTGTCCGCAATGACCTCATCGCACAGATGCTGGAGCGGCGCCAGGCGGAGGACATCCGGGCCTTGAACCGTGCTGAGAACGAGTTCCGCGCCCTCCACCAGCAGCCGTCCTGTCGGCGGGAGTGGGACTTGTATGACCCGGATGCGCTGAAGAAGGACAAACCAGCGCGAGTGCATGACGATGACCCTCGGTGTGGTACTTCCTCTCTGCAGAAGTTCGACGGCGAAGATCTCAACAACAAG GCCCGTACGAAGTACCAGCAGGAGCAGGCGCGACAGTGGCTGATGGAGCAGATGATCGAGAAGGAGCAGGCAAAGCAGAACCAGAACAAGGCCAACCGCCTGTACGAGCTCAAGATGCGCGAGCTGGATGAGCGAGCATGTCAGCTGGCTAAGGCCGAGGAGGAGTGTCGCCGCGCCATCGAGGCAGCCCGCAAGGATTTCAACGCAGCGCAG GACCGAGAGCGGAAGGAGAAAGAGCGGTTAAAGAAGCAGCAGGAGCTGGACGACAACATGACAGAAATCGCCAACCACATCTACGGCGACATCCTGACGGAGAACCCATCGGTGGCCCACAGCGCGTGGGGACCCCATCGCGTCATCCCCGACCGGTGGAAGGGCATGACCCCAAGTCAGCTGGAGGACATCCGCAAAGCACAGGAGCGCCAGCGCCTTGAAAACGAG CGCCTTCGCCAGGAGGAGGATCTCCGCAACAAGGAGTGGGACCGTCAGAGGGTGGCCAACGCCCGGGCAGCGCTGCTGCTGGAACGAGCGACAGAACGCAAACGACGGGAACTGGAGAAGCAGCAAGCAGACGAGAACCGCCGCCTGTCGCACGAGCAGCACGCGCACCAGGAATTCTTGGATAAAGAGGTGTACACCAACCCTCCCACCGCTGCCTACTTCATGCAGTTCAACACCACCACGCGATAA
- the LOC112572746 gene encoding glycoprotein-N-acetylgalactosamine 3-beta-galactosyltransferase 1-like isoform X3, giving the protein MMLRKVLRPDCVGWAFSAIIICALMWTLYNLRTLPDCWAKPRHLTVADVGGSSEDPTIMVDDQAARALHLRVRVLCWLPSTKARLEGALKAVNETWGRRCDGRVYFVNTGHTANDVVDVGGLDGYDYLSSKSAAALKYLYHHHLHHYDWFIKGEDDTYIIVENLKLLLSHYNASSPVHLGTGYFNDHLPGGASYVLSREALRRVNEEGYRKMPDRRWSRRQGSR; this is encoded by the exons ATGATGTTGAGAAAAGTACTTCGTCCAGACTGCGTTG GTTGGGCGTTTTCagcaataattatttgtgcACTGATGTGGACTTTATATAATCTACGCACCTTACCAGACTGCTGGGCAAAGCCTCGCCATCTCACA GTTGCAGACGTCGGGGGCAGCAGTGAGGACCCCACGA TAATGGTGGACGACCAAGCCGCACGTGCTTTGCACCTACGAGTGCGTGTGCTGTGCTGGCTTCCGTCCACGAAAGCGAGGCTGGAGGGGGCGCTGAAGGCGGTGAACGAGACGTGGGGGCGGCGCTGTGACGGGAGGGTGTATTTCGTCAACACCGGGCACACGGCCAACGACGTCGTCGACGTGGGCGGACTGGACGGCTACGACTACCTGTCCAGCAAGTCGGCGGCGGCGCTCAAGTACCTGTATCACCATCATCTTCACCACTACGACTGGTTCATCAAG GGGGAGGATGATACCTACATTATCGTTGAAAACCTTAAACTTCTCCTGTCCCATTACAATGCCAGCTCACCTGTACATCTAGGCACCGGGTACTTCAATGACCACTTGCCAGGTGGCGCCTCCTACGTCCTCAGCAGAGAGGCGTTGAGGCGAGTGAACGAAGAAGGATATCGAAAG ATGCCTGACAGACGGTGGTCACGAAGACAAGGAAGTCGCTAG
- the LOC112572121 gene encoding glycoprotein-N-acetylgalactosamine 3-beta-galactosyltransferase 1-like, whose translation MAKAGFALVFGLGILFCVSIYCYYSAQEKCTKDNGHEDVEVGKCLHTAGVDSHNTVDIFGRESFHPLTPSVHINGPIPSNQIPQDRFLMVSGRNCCSELTISFHHMSPELIRIFDFLLYRVSVFGRVPDLAFLEKLYEAKTIPPLV comes from the exons ATGGCAAAGGCTGGATTTGCTTTGGTGTTTGGTCTTGGCATTCTTTTCTGTGTCTCCATCTATTGTTACTATTCTGCCCAG GAAAAGTGTACAAAGGATAATGGTCACGAGGACGTGGAGGTCGGCAAGTGTCTGCACACCGCCGGTGTTGACTCGCACAACACAGTAGACATTTTTGGCCGAGAGTCATTTCATCCTTTAACCCCCAGCGTTCACATAAATGGGCCGATTCCTAGCAATCAAATTCCTCAGGATCGTTTCTTGATGGTCTCG GGCCGTAACTGCTGCAGCGAACTGACCATCAGCTTTCATCACATGTCTCCAGAACTCATTCGGATATTTGACTTTCTTCTTTACCGAGTCAGCGTCTTCGGTCGAGTGCCGGACCTTGCCTTCCTGGAAAAACTTTATGAAGCCAAAACAATCCCACCTTTGGTATGA